In the genome of Paenibacillus pabuli, one region contains:
- a CDS encoding restriction endonuclease subunit S, whose amino-acid sequence MSREQSLILMLDAAAKMQWNIALILEAKAIEAEKVRNWALNHLNGEAFLTHSDQVAEPLKMHDQLVEILEGLTRMETGLCNNLKAIMVQNESEEGGMDGGMFGGMDMGDLGK is encoded by the coding sequence ATGAGCAGAGAACAAAGTCTCATCCTGATGCTGGATGCAGCCGCCAAGATGCAGTGGAATATTGCCCTGATTTTGGAGGCCAAGGCGATTGAAGCCGAGAAGGTAAGGAACTGGGCACTAAATCATTTGAACGGTGAGGCTTTTCTGACGCATAGCGATCAGGTGGCAGAGCCACTCAAAATGCATGATCAGCTGGTGGAGATACTGGAAGGATTGACCCGGATGGAAACCGGATTATGCAACAACCTGAAGGCCATAATGGTGCAGAATGAGAGTGAAGAAGGCGGCATGGACGGTGGCATGTTTGGCGGCATGGATATGGGGGATCTCGGAAAATGA